Genomic DNA from Haloarcula marina:
ACATAGGCGCGCCGAACGAGCGGTTTTTCACCGTCGCCAGCGAATCTCGCCCGTGGAACTGCACGTTCGCTACGAGGGCGACGACGACCCGAAGAAGTGTAGCGCCCGGAAACTCGCCCGCTTCGACCTCGCCGAGTTACACCGGGCGACCCGGTCGACGCCGCCGGGTATCGTCCTCAACCCCTTCGCCGAGAAAGCCCTGTCGCCCGCCGACCGGCCGACCGCCGCCGACGGCGCGCGCCACGACCGACTGGTGGCGCTGGACTGCTCGTGGGAGACGGCCGAACGCGAGGCGTTCGACCTGCAGGGAATTCACCGCTCGCTCCCCTTTCTGGTCGCGGGAAATCCCGTCAACTACGGGACGCCGTTCCAGTTGAACACCGTCGAGGCGTTCGCGGGGGCGCTGTGCATCCTCGGCGACCGGGAACAGGCCGAGGAGATTCTCTCGAAGTTCTCGTGGGGCCACACCTTCCTCGAACTGAACGAAGAACCCCTACGGCGGTACGCCGAGTGTGCCGATTCGAGCGAGGTGGTCGCGGTGCAGGACGACTATCTGGTCGAGGAGTGACTCACTCACCGTCAGCCCCGAACCCGACGCCGATGCCCCGCGCGTCCGCAGGCGGCGAGAGCGGACTGGCGGGCACGTCCGGCGACGGGTCCGGGTCGTTGTAGCCGCCGGGTGCGACATCGTTCGGCGAGTCGGCGTAGCACAGCGACGCCAGTGCCTGAATGTGGTCGCGGCCCACGTCGAGTTCGAACTGACCGCCGCCGTACAGGCCGATGCCGCGCTCCTCGCAGTACGCGATGGTGTCGAGGACCGACTGCACCGTGCCACACCGGGAGGGTTTCATGTTGAGCCACGACGGTTCGAACGGCAGGTCCTCGATGCTCTGGACGCCCGTGATGGGCACGTCCCACGTCACCCGTTCCTCGTGGCCGTCGAAGACGGGTCGGGTCTCGTCGGTGAGGTTCGGGTCCTCGACGAACGCCTCGGGGACCCCCTCGACGACCCGGCGGTAGAAGTCGGGGTCGACGGTCACCTCGACGCCCTCGGTGTCGTACAGGCCTTTCAGGTCGAGGACCCGAACGTCGTACTCGCACACGTCGGCGATGAACGCCTCGTCCCAGTCGGCCGTCGGGTCGAGTTTGAACGCCAGGTCGGCGTGGACCGAGAGGAGGGCGTCGAGGCGGTCGGTCGACGGCGGGTCGTCGCCCTCGGGGTCCGAGAGGCGCGTCGAGACGACGAACGAGACGGGGTCGTACTCGCGGCCGAGGGCGGCCCCGAGGCTGGTGTCGGCCTGCTTCAGTGCCAGGTCCAGCGCGGCGCTCTCGAAGGCCCACCGCCGGTAGTGGCGAAAGCGCTCTTCGTCAGGCGGTTCGGGCCACAGGTCCGCGTCGTCCAGCGCCGCCGAGAAGGAGTCGAGGGTGTACTCGCCAGCGAGGTCGATGTCGTCCCCGTGGTTGACCAGCACGTAGTGGTCCTCGTTCGTGTAGGTCACGTCCTCGCCCCGTCCCACCTCGTCGCCGCCCGACAGCGAGACGACGGTGGTCGCCCGGTCGAACCCGCTTGAGGTCGGTCGCTCGCGCAACTCGAACGCGCAGTCCTCGACGTGCAACGGCAGGTCGGCGACGCGGTCGTACATACCCCAAGAACGCCCGCCAGTCCCAAAACCGCCCCGGTCGGAAACTCAAAGCTTAAACCGCGCCACCGGCAATCGACGGGCATGGCTAGTTTCGAGGAAGCGTCAGACCGAATCCTGAACAAGCAGATTTGCATGCGCTGTAACGCCCGGAACCCCCAGCGCGCCGAGCAGTGCCGGAAGTGCGGCTACGGCAACCTCCGCCCGAAGGCCAAAGAGAAGCGCAGCGCATAATCGTCTGTTCTCCCGTCTATTCGACGGTTCTCTCGGGTCGGTAGCGGCGCTACTCGTCGGGGTACTTCGGTTCGCGCCGCTCGGCCCGTTCGAGCGCTCGCTCGACGACGTCGCGCACGTCGCCGTGGAAGACGCTCCCGTGGCCCGAGTACATGTGTTCGACGCCGTCGCCCATCCGTTCCAGTAGCCGCTGCACGCTCTCGATGAGTCGGTCGCGGGACTGGCCGGGGTAGTCCGTGCGGCCGAACGACCCGTCGTCGAACGCGCCGTCGTCGTGGACCACCACGTCGCCAGAAAAGAGCGACTTCTCGGAGACCAGCGAGACGTGGTCCTCGGCGTGGCCGGGCGTGTAGACGACCTCACAGGTCTCGTCGCCGACCAACAGGTCGTCGCCGTCGTCGATAGCGTGGTCCCGGCGCGAATGCTCGCCGTAGGCGTACAGCGGCGCGTCGAACGCGTCGAGGACGGCGTCCAGTTGCTCGACGTGGTCGCCGTGCTGGTGGGTGAGGACGACGGCGTCTAGCGAGTCGGTGTGCTCCCGAATCACGTCGACGACGCCGTCCATCGCGCCCGCGTCGACCAGCGTGGTTCGCTCGCCGAGTGCGAGGTAGGCGTTGCAGGTGAACGTCGCTGCGTCGGCGGTGACGTTGTGGACCTCCATACCGGGAGGTGTGGCGCGACTCGCTTGAGTGTTTGTGGCGGCGACGACGAGTGTTTAACTCTGCTGAGGGAGACGGTTGGCGTATGGCTTCAGTCACGGTCTGGAACGAGTACGTTCACGAACGCGAAGACGACGCGGTGGCCGAGGTGTACCCCGATGGCATCCACGCCACAATCGCCGACGCCCTCGCCGAACGGGGTCACGAGACGCGCACGGCCACGCTCGGCGAACCCGAACACGGCCTCACGGAGGAAGTCCTCGCCGACACCGAGGTGCTGACGTGGTGGGGCCACGCCGCCCACGACGAGGTGGACGACGCCGTGGTCGAACGGGTCGCCGACCACGTCCAACAGGGGATGGGCCTCCTGGTCCTCCACTCGGCGCACGCCTCGAAACCGTTCAAACGACTGCTGGGGACGCCCTGTGACCTGACGTGGCGCGAGGCGGGCGAGCGCGAGCGGTGTTGGGTCGTCGACCCCGGTCACCCCATCACTGACGGCCTCGGCGACTCCATCGTCATCGAGGAGGCCGAGATGTACGGCGAACCGTTCGGCGTCCCGGAACCGGACCGACTCGTGTTCACGTCGTGGTTCGAGGGCGGCGAGGTGTTCCGGAGCGGGTGCTGTTATCGTCGGGGCCGCGGTCGCATCTTCTACTTCCGGCCGGGCCACGAGACGTATCCCATCTACCACCGCGCGGACGTGCAGCGAGTCCTCGACAACGCCGTCCGGTGGGCGACGCCGACGCCGGGGGCCGACGCCCACGCGGGCAACCGGAACGTCGACCCGCGGGAAAAACTGTAGCACACGCACACGCGCTTACGCGCGTGCGAACCGCCGTCTCGGGATTCGGACCGCCGAGTCATTTTTCAGTGTGAACATCATAGTCCTACACGTACTATGGGGTTCGGGAGCTACGACGAGTCGGAACAAGACAATCAGGAGTACGACACCGACTTCGAAGACGAGGATGGACTCGACGCGGAGGACAACGCCCACGAGGGTGACGTCGAGTACGAGTTCACCGCATCGAACGACGAACTACTAGACCGGTTGCAAGACATCAAAGGGAGCGACGACGCGAACACGTGAAAGCCGGGGTGCGGGCGCTCGGCGTCGCCGAGTCCTACCGGGACAGGACCAGTCATCTCGCCGGGACAGTCGTCCGCGCGAGTCGCGTCGTCGACGGGTTCGTCTTCGACACCTGTACGGTCGGCGGGAGCGACGCCACCGCCGCCGTCTGTGCGATGGTCGACCGTTTGGCCCGCGAGGACGTGCGCTATCTCTTGCTCGCGGGTATCGCTCCCGCGTGGTTCAACGTCCTCGACCTTCACGAGATTCACCGCCACACCGGCCTGCCGACACTCTCGGTCACGTTCGAGGACTCGCCGGGGCTGGAGTCGGCCATCCGCGAGGCGTTCGAGGACCCCGAGACGGTCGCCGACCGTCTGGACACCTACCGCCGTCAGCCACAGCGCCACCCAGTCACGGTCACCGACGAGACGGTGTACGTCCGCGCGGTCGGCCTCGACGACGCGGCGGCCGCCGACGTGGTGCGCGCGTTCACGCCCGAAGGAGGTCGCCCGGAACCGCTCCGGGTCGCCCGACTGGCGGCCCGCGGACTGGTCGACGCCGACACTACGGGCGAGTCCGCGCGAGAGTGAGCGCCGACCGGCGGCCTTGATACGGGGCGGTTCGAAGGCCCGGTATGGAGCAGATGGAGGGTTTGAACGTGGTCGCCTGCGAGCGCTGTGAGGAACTGTGTGACTCGCGCTCGCGAATCGTCAACGGCGTCGGTCCGGCGGACGCCGACCTCCTGTTCGTCGGCGAAGCGCCGGGCGCGAACGAGGACGAACAGGGCGAACCGTTCGTCGGCCGTAGCGGCGACGTGTTGAACGACGGTCTGCGCGACGCGGGCCTCGACCGCGGCGACGTGCGCATCACCAACTGCGTGCGCTGTCGGCCGCCGGACAACCGCGACCCCCGCACGGAAGAACTGGCGAACTGCCGCGGATACCTGGAGACAGAAATCGACCGCGTCGACCCGGAACTCGTCGTCACACTGGGAAAGGTGCCCGCCGAACATCTCTTGGGTCGGGACGTGGCAGTCACCGGCGAGGCGGGCGACGTGACCGACGTGCCCATCGAGGGCGACCCGCGGCGCGTGATGGTCTGTGTCCACCCGGCGGCGA
This window encodes:
- a CDS encoding ThuA domain-containing protein, whose translation is MASVTVWNEYVHEREDDAVAEVYPDGIHATIADALAERGHETRTATLGEPEHGLTEEVLADTEVLTWWGHAAHDEVDDAVVERVADHVQQGMGLLVLHSAHASKPFKRLLGTPCDLTWREAGERERCWVVDPGHPITDGLGDSIVIEEAEMYGEPFGVPEPDRLVFTSWFEGGEVFRSGCCYRRGRGRIFYFRPGHETYPIYHRADVQRVLDNAVRWATPTPGADAHAGNRNVDPREKL
- a CDS encoding 50S ribosomal protein L40e; translation: MASFEEASDRILNKQICMRCNARNPQRAEQCRKCGYGNLRPKAKEKRSA
- a CDS encoding DUF5786 family protein, translated to MGFGSYDESEQDNQEYDTDFEDEDGLDAEDNAHEGDVEYEFTASNDELLDRLQDIKGSDDANT
- a CDS encoding DUF367 family protein, which translates into the protein MELHVRYEGDDDPKKCSARKLARFDLAELHRATRSTPPGIVLNPFAEKALSPADRPTAADGARHDRLVALDCSWETAEREAFDLQGIHRSLPFLVAGNPVNYGTPFQLNTVEAFAGALCILGDREQAEEILSKFSWGHTFLELNEEPLRRYAECADSSEVVAVQDDYLVEE
- a CDS encoding DUF99 family protein, which codes for MKAGVRALGVAESYRDRTSHLAGTVVRASRVVDGFVFDTCTVGGSDATAAVCAMVDRLAREDVRYLLLAGIAPAWFNVLDLHEIHRHTGLPTLSVTFEDSPGLESAIREAFEDPETVADRLDTYRRQPQRHPVTVTDETVYVRAVGLDDAAAADVVRAFTPEGGRPEPLRVARLAARGLVDADTTGESARE
- a CDS encoding uracil-DNA glycosylase → MEQMEGLNVVACERCEELCDSRSRIVNGVGPADADLLFVGEAPGANEDEQGEPFVGRSGDVLNDGLRDAGLDRGDVRITNCVRCRPPDNRDPRTEELANCRGYLETEIDRVDPELVVTLGKVPAEHLLGRDVAVTGEAGDVTDVPIEGDPRRVMVCVHPAATLYDPSQKETFAQTLEKAADFTDGESGQRRLGDF
- a CDS encoding MBL fold metallo-hydrolase yields the protein MEVHNVTADAATFTCNAYLALGERTTLVDAGAMDGVVDVIREHTDSLDAVVLTHQHGDHVEQLDAVLDAFDAPLYAYGEHSRRDHAIDDGDDLLVGDETCEVVYTPGHAEDHVSLVSEKSLFSGDVVVHDDGAFDDGSFGRTDYPGQSRDRLIESVQRLLERMGDGVEHMYSGHGSVFHGDVRDVVERALERAERREPKYPDE